In one window of Spodoptera frugiperda isolate SF20-4 chromosome 11, AGI-APGP_CSIRO_Sfru_2.0, whole genome shotgun sequence DNA:
- the LOC118274941 gene encoding gustatory receptor for sugar taste 43a isoform X1, with amino-acid sequence MFTLLLFPGVESAKVEEVTAAPVPTESEARSNRPTHCVVGGAHAFILRISSFFGLAPLRFEARSNGFTVSISSAMCVYSYILVTVLVICTIFGLVAEINVGVELSVRMSSRMSQVVSTCDVLVVVATAGAGVYGAPQRMRNMLKFMENIASVDTSIGGQYSLVTERKLCGIILAILIFFSILIADDFTFYALQAKKLDREWDVVTNYLGFYLLWFVVLILELQFAFTALSVRARFSAVNDALALTARQVSVPVEKPKSSSPLNIYAIRVAPADSARSANVSLLVETMTGREHVVIIKRTASGEPRLIVSPCDAVRRLAALHGTLCDVVNSIDDSYGLPLIVILISTLLHLIVTPYFLIMEIIVSTNRIHFLVLQFLWCVTHMLRMIVVVEPGHYTIAEGKRTEALVCRLMTSAPSTGVLPSRLEIFSRQLMLQSVSYAPMGMCTLHRPLVASVIGAVTTYLVILIQFQRYDS; translated from the exons atgtttaCTCTTTTACTTTTTCCAGGCGTGGAGTCAGCGAAGGTGGAGGAAGTGACGGCCGCGCCAGTGCCGACCGAGTCGGAGGCGCGGTCCAACCGGCCCACGCACTGCGTGGTCGGTGGAGCGCATGCCTTCATACTTAGG ATCTCAAGTTTCTTCGGGCTGGCTCCCCTGCGGTTCGAAGCCCGCAGCAATGGGTTCACGGTCAGCATATCCAGCGCAATGTGTGTGTACAGCTACATTTTAGTTACAGTTTTAG TAATATGCACAATATTCGGCCTAGTAGCAGAGATCAACGTGGGCGTAGAGTTGTCAGTGCGCATGTCTTCACGCATGTCGCAAGTGGTCTCGACTTGCGACGTTTTAGTCGTGGTCGCGACGGCCGGCGCAGGAGTCTACGGCGCGCCACAACGGATGAGAAACATGCTGAAGTTCATGGAAAATATTGCTTCG GTGGACACCAGTATAGGCGGACAATATTCTTTAGTGACGGAGCGCAAGTTGTGCGGCATCATTCTGGCTATCCTCATATTCTTCTCGATCCTCATCGCTGACGACTTCACCTTCTACGCGCTGCAGGCTAAGAAATTGGATAGAGAAT ggGACGTAGTAACAAACTACCTGGGCTTCTATCTGCTGTGGTTCGTCGTACTGATACTGGAGCTACAGTTTGCGTTCACCGCACTGTCGGTGCGCGCGCGCTTCTCAGCTGTCAACGACGCGTTAGCGCTTACTGCTCGACAAGTCTCCGTCCCTG TAGAAAAACCAAAGAGCTCGTCACCTCTTAACATTTATGCGATCCGGGTAGCTCCGGCTGACTCAGCGCGGTCGGCCAACGTCAGCCTACTAGTGGAAACCATGACTGGCAGAGAACATGTTGTCATTATCAAGAGAACAG CCAGTGGGGAGCCTCGCCTCATTGTATCCCCATGTGATGCTGTGAGACGTCTAGCAGCGCTACACGGCACTCTCTGTGACGTCGTCAACAGTATAGACGACAGCTACGGGCTCCCTCTCATCGTGATCCTCATTTCAACGTTACTTCATCTGATAGTTACGCCATACTTCTTAATTATGGAGATCA TTGTGTCTACGAACCGCATTCATTTCTTGGTTCTGCAATTCTTGTGGTGTGTAACGCACATGTTACGCATGATCGTCGTGGTGGAGCCTGGACACTATACTATAGCCGAG GGCAAAAGAACAGAGGCGTTAGTATGCAGACTGATGACATCAGCGCCGTCTACGGGCGTGCTGCCTTCAAGGCTGGAGATATTCTCGAGACAACTGATGCTGCAGTCGGTCAGCTACGCGCCAATGGGGATGTGCACGCTGCATCGACCGCTTGTAGCTtct GTGATAGGTGCAGTGACAACCTACCTGGTGATTCTCATACAATTCCAAAGATACGACAGTTGA
- the LOC118274941 gene encoding gustatory receptor for sugar taste 43a isoform X2, with protein MGVESAKVEEVTAAPVPTESEARSNRPTHCVVGGAHAFILRISSFFGLAPLRFEARSNGFTVSISSAMCVYSYILVTVLVICTIFGLVAEINVGVELSVRMSSRMSQVVSTCDVLVVVATAGAGVYGAPQRMRNMLKFMENIASVDTSIGGQYSLVTERKLCGIILAILIFFSILIADDFTFYALQAKKLDREWDVVTNYLGFYLLWFVVLILELQFAFTALSVRARFSAVNDALALTARQVSVPVEKPKSSSPLNIYAIRVAPADSARSANVSLLVETMTGREHVVIIKRTVSIISASGEPRLIVSPCDAVRRLAALHGTLCDVVNSIDDSYGLPLIVILISTLLHLIVTPYFLIMEIIVSTNRIHFLVLQFLWCVTHMLRMIVVVEPGHYTIAEGKRTEALVCRLMTSAPSTGVLPSRLEIFSRQLMLQSVSYAPMGMCTLHRPLVASVIGAVTTYLVILIQFQRYDS; from the exons ATgg GCGTGGAGTCAGCGAAGGTGGAGGAAGTGACGGCCGCGCCAGTGCCGACCGAGTCGGAGGCGCGGTCCAACCGGCCCACGCACTGCGTGGTCGGTGGAGCGCATGCCTTCATACTTAGG ATCTCAAGTTTCTTCGGGCTGGCTCCCCTGCGGTTCGAAGCCCGCAGCAATGGGTTCACGGTCAGCATATCCAGCGCAATGTGTGTGTACAGCTACATTTTAGTTACAGTTTTAG TAATATGCACAATATTCGGCCTAGTAGCAGAGATCAACGTGGGCGTAGAGTTGTCAGTGCGCATGTCTTCACGCATGTCGCAAGTGGTCTCGACTTGCGACGTTTTAGTCGTGGTCGCGACGGCCGGCGCAGGAGTCTACGGCGCGCCACAACGGATGAGAAACATGCTGAAGTTCATGGAAAATATTGCTTCG GTGGACACCAGTATAGGCGGACAATATTCTTTAGTGACGGAGCGCAAGTTGTGCGGCATCATTCTGGCTATCCTCATATTCTTCTCGATCCTCATCGCTGACGACTTCACCTTCTACGCGCTGCAGGCTAAGAAATTGGATAGAGAAT ggGACGTAGTAACAAACTACCTGGGCTTCTATCTGCTGTGGTTCGTCGTACTGATACTGGAGCTACAGTTTGCGTTCACCGCACTGTCGGTGCGCGCGCGCTTCTCAGCTGTCAACGACGCGTTAGCGCTTACTGCTCGACAAGTCTCCGTCCCTG TAGAAAAACCAAAGAGCTCGTCACCTCTTAACATTTATGCGATCCGGGTAGCTCCGGCTGACTCAGCGCGGTCGGCCAACGTCAGCCTACTAGTGGAAACCATGACTGGCAGAGAACATGTTGTCATTATCAAGAGAACAG TGTCCATTATTTCAGCCAGTGGGGAGCCTCGCCTCATTGTATCCCCATGTGATGCTGTGAGACGTCTAGCAGCGCTACACGGCACTCTCTGTGACGTCGTCAACAGTATAGACGACAGCTACGGGCTCCCTCTCATCGTGATCCTCATTTCAACGTTACTTCATCTGATAGTTACGCCATACTTCTTAATTATGGAGATCA TTGTGTCTACGAACCGCATTCATTTCTTGGTTCTGCAATTCTTGTGGTGTGTAACGCACATGTTACGCATGATCGTCGTGGTGGAGCCTGGACACTATACTATAGCCGAG GGCAAAAGAACAGAGGCGTTAGTATGCAGACTGATGACATCAGCGCCGTCTACGGGCGTGCTGCCTTCAAGGCTGGAGATATTCTCGAGACAACTGATGCTGCAGTCGGTCAGCTACGCGCCAATGGGGATGTGCACGCTGCATCGACCGCTTGTAGCTtct GTGATAGGTGCAGTGACAACCTACCTGGTGATTCTCATACAATTCCAAAGATACGACAGTTGA
- the LOC118274941 gene encoding gustatory receptor for sugar taste 43a isoform X3, translated as MGVESAKVEEVTAAPVPTESEARSNRPTHCVVGGAHAFILRISSFFGLAPLRFEARSNGFTVSISSAMCVYSYILVTVLVICTIFGLVAEINVGVELSVRMSSRMSQVVSTCDVLVVVATAGAGVYGAPQRMRNMLKFMENIASVDTSIGGQYSLVTERKLCGIILAILIFFSILIADDFTFYALQAKKLDREWDVVTNYLGFYLLWFVVLILELQFAFTALSVRARFSAVNDALALTARQVSVPEKPKSSSPLNIYAIRVAPADSARSANVSLLVETMTGREHVVIIKRTVSIISASGEPRLIVSPCDAVRRLAALHGTLCDVVNSIDDSYGLPLIVILISTLLHLIVTPYFLIMEIIVSTNRIHFLVLQFLWCVTHMLRMIVVVEPGHYTIAEGKRTEALVCRLMTSAPSTGVLPSRLEIFSRQLMLQSVSYAPMGMCTLHRPLVASVIGAVTTYLVILIQFQRYDS; from the exons ATgg GCGTGGAGTCAGCGAAGGTGGAGGAAGTGACGGCCGCGCCAGTGCCGACCGAGTCGGAGGCGCGGTCCAACCGGCCCACGCACTGCGTGGTCGGTGGAGCGCATGCCTTCATACTTAGG ATCTCAAGTTTCTTCGGGCTGGCTCCCCTGCGGTTCGAAGCCCGCAGCAATGGGTTCACGGTCAGCATATCCAGCGCAATGTGTGTGTACAGCTACATTTTAGTTACAGTTTTAG TAATATGCACAATATTCGGCCTAGTAGCAGAGATCAACGTGGGCGTAGAGTTGTCAGTGCGCATGTCTTCACGCATGTCGCAAGTGGTCTCGACTTGCGACGTTTTAGTCGTGGTCGCGACGGCCGGCGCAGGAGTCTACGGCGCGCCACAACGGATGAGAAACATGCTGAAGTTCATGGAAAATATTGCTTCG GTGGACACCAGTATAGGCGGACAATATTCTTTAGTGACGGAGCGCAAGTTGTGCGGCATCATTCTGGCTATCCTCATATTCTTCTCGATCCTCATCGCTGACGACTTCACCTTCTACGCGCTGCAGGCTAAGAAATTGGATAGAGAAT ggGACGTAGTAACAAACTACCTGGGCTTCTATCTGCTGTGGTTCGTCGTACTGATACTGGAGCTACAGTTTGCGTTCACCGCACTGTCGGTGCGCGCGCGCTTCTCAGCTGTCAACGACGCGTTAGCGCTTACTGCTCGACAAGTCTCCGTCCCTG AAAAACCAAAGAGCTCGTCACCTCTTAACATTTATGCGATCCGGGTAGCTCCGGCTGACTCAGCGCGGTCGGCCAACGTCAGCCTACTAGTGGAAACCATGACTGGCAGAGAACATGTTGTCATTATCAAGAGAACAG TGTCCATTATTTCAGCCAGTGGGGAGCCTCGCCTCATTGTATCCCCATGTGATGCTGTGAGACGTCTAGCAGCGCTACACGGCACTCTCTGTGACGTCGTCAACAGTATAGACGACAGCTACGGGCTCCCTCTCATCGTGATCCTCATTTCAACGTTACTTCATCTGATAGTTACGCCATACTTCTTAATTATGGAGATCA TTGTGTCTACGAACCGCATTCATTTCTTGGTTCTGCAATTCTTGTGGTGTGTAACGCACATGTTACGCATGATCGTCGTGGTGGAGCCTGGACACTATACTATAGCCGAG GGCAAAAGAACAGAGGCGTTAGTATGCAGACTGATGACATCAGCGCCGTCTACGGGCGTGCTGCCTTCAAGGCTGGAGATATTCTCGAGACAACTGATGCTGCAGTCGGTCAGCTACGCGCCAATGGGGATGTGCACGCTGCATCGACCGCTTGTAGCTtct GTGATAGGTGCAGTGACAACCTACCTGGTGATTCTCATACAATTCCAAAGATACGACAGTTGA